In Rhodothermales bacterium, the sequence GGATGCCGACGAGGGCTTCTTCGGCCTCCGGGCTGGGGAGGATGACGGTCGGGGCGGCTTCGCCGGAGTAGGGGATGTTACCGAATTCGTTGACGCTATTGAAGAAACCAAAGAGTTCGAAGTATTCCTTCTGCGTGACCGGGTCGTATTTATGGTCGTGGCAGCGGGCGCACTGCATCGTGATACCCATAAAGGCCGTCCCGACGGTCTGGACACGGTCGGCCACATATTCGACGCGGTATTCCTCCGGCACGATGCCGCCTTCCTGGCTCTGCATGTGGTGGCGGTTGAAGGCCGTGGCGAGCAGCTGCGTTTTGGTGGGGTTCGGGAGGAGGTCGCCGGCCATCTGCCAGGTGACGAATTCGTCGAACGGCTGGTTGATGTTGAACGACTCGATGACCCAATCGCGCCAGGGCCAGACGTTGCGCATGCCGTCGTCCTGGTAGCCATGGCTGTCGGCGTAGCGGGCGACATCGAGCCAGGCGCTGGCCATCTGTTCGCCATAGGCCGGCGAGGCGAGGAGCCGGTCGGCGACCCGTTCGTAGGCGCCCGGTGCATCGTCCGCGAGGAAGGCATCGATTTCCTCGATGGTGGGGGGCAGACCCGTCAGGTCGAACGTGACGCGCCGGATGAGCGTCTCGCGGGAGGCTTCGGGAGCGGGGGTGAGACCTTCGCGTTCGAGCCGGCTCAGGACAAAGGCGTCAATTTCGTTGCGGACCCGGGCGGAGTCGTCGGCGGCCGGCGGCGCGGGTTTTTCGGGGAGGATGAAGGCCCAGTGGGGCTTATACACGGCGCCCTGTTCGATCCAGCGGATGAGGATGGCTTTTTCGTCGGCCGTGAGGGCGAGGTTGGATTCGGGCGGCGGCATCTGCGTCTCCGGATCGTCGGATACGATCCGGTGGAAGAGCATGCTCCGGCCGGGCTTTCCATTGACGATGGCGTACTTGCCTGGAGACTCCGTCAATTCGGCCTTCGCCTGTTCCTCGAGATCGAGCCGGAGGCCGGCCTCGCGTTTGTTCGCGTCCGGTCCGTGGCACGCAAAGCAGCGGTCCGACAGGATGGGGCGGACGTGGTAGTTGAAGTCGATCGTCTCCGGGAGCCGATTTTCAGCCTCCAGGACATCGGCCGGCTTATCGGGCGCGCAGCCGGCGAGGAGTACGAGGGCCAGGACAGGGAGGAGACGCATGGGTTGTGCGGTATGCTGAATGCAGCGCTTGATACGCAAAAGGGGTAACGTGGGATCACTAATGTACGCGACGAAAGCCACAGATTCAGCTACTTGAACGGGCACTTTGCGAGTTGACGTGTCGTTACAACGGCCACGCACACCACGCGCTACCCCATGAAACCGACCGACGACACGACATCCAGCCCGCTGTCCTTTTTTCGCACGCTGACTCTGTTGGCTGTGTTGTCGACCGCCAGTGAAGTGCGGCACGGCATCCGGGAGCGCCGTGCGGGCAGGGATCCATCGGATCAGGAGCAGGCGGATCGTGCGATAGACGGTTTGCTGCAGGCCGGAGTGGAGCTGGCCGGCCATCTGATGCAGATCCGATCAGGTCTGGTCATTTCGGTCGTCGAAGGCGATGAAACGGCCGTCGCGGCCACCCGGCATATGCTCATCGTGTTGCGCTACAATCGGGTGTTGCGCCTGTTGCATCGGGTGCATCAGGGGTTGTTGAGCCTGTATCCGGCCGTCTCGGAAGACGTGGTGGAAGAGGCCAGGGTGTTCATGGCGCGGTGTCAGCGAATCATGCACGATGAACTGGAGGCGAGTTATGAAGAGCAGGTGCTGTTGATCGACCATCTGCTCGATTTTTCGGTCCGCATGGAACGCACCGTGCGGTCGTTGCCGGCCGCATGAGGCGCCGGCCCGTCATCAATCCCCCAACCCTTACTGGAATGGCAGCACAAGCCCTGGAAGTCGCCACGATCGGCGGCGGGTGTTTCTGGTGTATCGAGGCGGTGTATTCGCCGCTCAAGGGCATCGAGAAGATCGTCTCCGGCTATGCCGGCGGGCATAAGCCCGATCCTACCTACAAAGAAGTGTGCACCGGCACGACAGGCCACGCCGAAGTCGTCCAACTCACGTTCGACCCGTCCGTGATCCCGTTTAATGACGTACTGGAGATCTTCTTCGCCATGCACGATCCGACGACGCTCAATCGCCAGGGAGGAGACGTCGGGACCCCGTATCGATCGGTTGTTTATTATCATGATGATGCGCAGAAGCGCACCGCCGAGTCAGTGATCGCCCGTCTCACGGCCGATGAGGTGTTCGACGATCCCATAGTAACGCAGGTTGAGCCACTGGATGTGTTCTGGCCGGCGGAGTCGTATCATCAGGATTACTTCGCCCGGAACAGCTACCAGCCCTATTGCATGGCCGTCATCGCGCCGAAGGTGATCAAGTTGCGGGAGAAATACGCCGCGCGGCTGGCAGCAGGGTAAGATTAGAGATTGAGAAACTGTTGGGATTTCCCCAATCCAAGGCACGGTCATCCCCGCGAAGGCGGGAAACGAGCGAAGCGACTTACGAAGTAATCCAGCCGTCAGAATGGCTTTTTTCTGGGTCCCCGCCTGCGCGGGGATGACTTGCTATTAGTGAAATCTGCAAAATCTCTACAATTTCTAAAGACTTGATATTAAAGGAGTTTGGGGTGAGGGGAAATCAAAGACTGACGGGTGAAACATGGATCGTCGATCGTTTATGGCGCAGTGCGGCACGTTGGGTTCGGCCGCGTTATTGACCCCGCTACTCGATAGCCGCGCCGCGGTGGCGGCGCCCAAAGCGTCGGCGGCCATTCGGGTGGGCGTGATCGGGTGCGGCAGTGTGTCGGGGGTCTATCTACCCCATCTCACGAAGTCGTCGCACGTCCAGGTCGTCAGTGTATGCGACCGGGTTCCGGAGCGTGCCGAGCAGCGGGGCGAGGCGTATGGCGTCGTGCATCGGTATCCGAACATCGATGCGATGCTGGCCGGCGAGCCGTTTGATCTGCTGGTGAACCTGACGGACATGCAGGAGCACGGGCATCTGAACAAACAGGCGCTTGAGGCCGGCAAACACGTGTGGAGCGAGAAGCCGATGGCCAACACGTACGCTGAAGGTTGGCGGTTACTGGAACTGGCGATCGAGAAGGGGTTGCGGATCTGGGGCGCGCCGGCGGTGGTGACGAGCCCGCATTTTGCGTTTATGTCAAAGGCGATCCAAGAGGGCCAACTCGGACGCGTCGCGGCGGCACACGCCACGTACGGGCATCTGGGGCCGACCTGGTCGTCGTTTTTCTACGAAGAGGGCGGCGGCAGCCTGCCCGACCTCGGAGTGTATAACCTGACGACGCTATCAGGGCTGCTGGGCCCGGTCCGCGCCGTGGTGGCCATGACCGGCGTGATCACCCCGATGCGGCGAATCGACGAGAAGGGCGACGTAAGGGTGGTGGCGGAGGACAACGCCATGGTGATGATGGACCACGGGAACGGGACCTTCTCACACGTCCAGAGCGGGTTCAACTACTTCGATCCGCACGGTCACGAAGGCGCCGGCCAGGACCGGTCGACGATCTCGCTGGTGGGTACCGGTGGCGCGATGCAGCTGATCGGGTACGACTGGGAGCCAAACGGCGTCGACCTCGCCACGCAGGAGCGGCAGTCCTTCGAGCGCCACGTGAAGGACGCCGAGGGCTACGTGTGGGAGCAAGGCGCGTCGTATGTGGCCGAGTGCCTGGCGACAGGCAAAGAATCGCTCATCCGCCCCGAACACGCGTTACACGTGCTCG encodes:
- a CDS encoding DUF1549 domain-containing protein — its product is MRLLPVLALVLLAGCAPDKPADVLEAENRLPETIDFNYHVRPILSDRCFACHGPDANKREAGLRLDLEEQAKAELTESPGKYAIVNGKPGRSMLFHRIVSDDPETQMPPPESNLALTADEKAILIRWIEQGAVYKPHWAFILPEKPAPPAADDSARVRNEIDAFVLSRLEREGLTPAPEASRETLIRRVTFDLTGLPPTIEEIDAFLADDAPGAYERVADRLLASPAYGEQMASAWLDVARYADSHGYQDDGMRNVWPWRDWVIESFNINQPFDEFVTWQMAGDLLPNPTKTQLLATAFNRHHMQSQEGGIVPEEYRVEYVADRVQTVGTAFMGITMQCARCHDHKYDPVTQKEYFELFGFFNSVNEFGNIPYSGEAAPTVILPSPEAEEALVGI
- the msrA gene encoding peptide-methionine (S)-S-oxide reductase MsrA translates to MAAQALEVATIGGGCFWCIEAVYSPLKGIEKIVSGYAGGHKPDPTYKEVCTGTTGHAEVVQLTFDPSVIPFNDVLEIFFAMHDPTTLNRQGGDVGTPYRSVVYYHDDAQKRTAESVIARLTADEVFDDPIVTQVEPLDVFWPAESYHQDYFARNSYQPYCMAVIAPKVIKLREKYAARLAAG
- a CDS encoding Gfo/Idh/MocA family oxidoreductase — protein: MDRRSFMAQCGTLGSAALLTPLLDSRAAVAAPKASAAIRVGVIGCGSVSGVYLPHLTKSSHVQVVSVCDRVPERAEQRGEAYGVVHRYPNIDAMLAGEPFDLLVNLTDMQEHGHLNKQALEAGKHVWSEKPMANTYAEGWRLLELAIEKGLRIWGAPAVVTSPHFAFMSKAIQEGQLGRVAAAHATYGHLGPTWSSFFYEEGGGSLPDLGVYNLTTLSGLLGPVRAVVAMTGVITPMRRIDEKGDVRVVAEDNAMVMMDHGNGTFSHVQSGFNYFDPHGHEGAGQDRSTISLVGTGGAMQLIGYDWEPNGVDLATQERQSFERHVKDAEGYVWEQGASYVAECLATGKESLIRPEHALHVLEIIIAARESQETGRRVPIQSTFKWPVL